The following are from one region of the Pseudodesulfovibrio piezophilus C1TLV30 genome:
- a CDS encoding PLP-dependent cysteine synthase family protein, with translation MSVQQLWDCIGNTPCIEVQVDGCCLFAKAEFLNPGGSIKDRMVWHIIAHAEQGGKLRKGMHIAEASSGNTGIAIAMIGASRGYRVTICMPENASAERQKILKFLGAEVVLTPAEESVEGAVKALCGLLESQPETFTLNQFANSENIEAHYQTTATELWNDLNGCVDCFVSGVGSGGTLMGVSRYLRNHNPDVHIVAVEPKGSSALLGHAVRPHSIEGIGDGFVPEIVELSLIDEICEVDDAEAIGCASDLARTQGVMAGISSGANLVAAARVASLHPDWTVATLLPDRAERYFSTQLFSSRQPMPTIFPHLSRKNFYR, from the coding sequence ATGTCTGTGCAGCAACTTTGGGATTGTATCGGCAATACTCCTTGTATTGAAGTGCAGGTGGACGGATGCTGTCTCTTTGCCAAGGCGGAGTTCCTGAATCCTGGCGGGTCCATCAAGGATCGGATGGTCTGGCATATCATAGCCCATGCCGAACAGGGCGGAAAACTGCGAAAAGGGATGCATATTGCTGAAGCCTCCAGTGGAAATACTGGTATTGCCATCGCCATGATCGGTGCATCCAGAGGCTACAGGGTCACAATATGTATGCCGGAAAATGCCAGTGCCGAACGTCAGAAAATACTGAAGTTTTTGGGGGCCGAAGTGGTGCTGACCCCTGCCGAGGAGAGTGTTGAAGGAGCAGTGAAAGCCCTTTGCGGTCTTCTTGAGAGTCAACCGGAGACGTTTACCCTGAATCAGTTTGCAAACTCGGAGAATATCGAAGCTCATTATCAGACGACGGCAACGGAACTGTGGAACGATTTGAACGGGTGCGTTGATTGTTTTGTAAGCGGTGTCGGGAGCGGGGGGACTTTGATGGGAGTGAGCAGGTATTTACGAAATCATAATCCTGATGTTCATATTGTGGCAGTGGAACCGAAAGGCAGTTCTGCCTTGTTGGGGCATGCTGTTCGACCGCATAGTATAGAGGGTATTGGTGACGGATTTGTTCCTGAGATCGTTGAATTGAGTCTTATTGACGAAATTTGCGAGGTTGATGATGCCGAAGCCATTGGGTGTGCGAGTGATCTGGCGCGCACACAGGGAGTTATGGCTGGAATTTCTTCCGGGGCCAATCTTGTTGCAGCCGCCAGGGTTGCCAGTCTTCACCCGGACTGGACAGTCGCAACGCTTCTGCCGGACAGAGCGGAACGGTACTTTAGTACCCAGTTGTTCAGCTCCAGGCAGCCGATGCCCACCATCTTTCCCCATCTCTCCAGGAAAAATTTTTATCGTTAG
- a CDS encoding acyltransferase family protein, producing the protein MPIPQSLISIFESKGHHISMSSSQQRFQYRPEIDGLRAVAVLGVFFYHLHWGALSGGWLGVDIFFVISGYLICSLLLREAETTKSISLSGFYLRRVRRIMPAFLFCLIGTFPMALIVSKTHIFTQYSQSAIAALFSVSNIFFWQHAGYFEIDSQLAPLIHTWTLGLEEQFYFIIPVLFLLIAKISAKRRQAIFIFLFMVTVASFLTCRYGKNVLSHSFLFYMLPTRMWELLIGLFTAKILFEKPEIRTRNAVTELLSISSFSFILFAFYSYRGGSSFAEKSLFSALATAVFIATTCEKSILGRVISCPPIRFVGQISYSVYLWHWPFIFLGNLLFLRYSWTPSPLSNLSILIVVLCVGTLSCKYIEIPFRKKTRWKECLPPVLVLACVVLLLSTLGITQLGGSQSTYTMSDTGGINFTSFKKMMHDDYDRVGPSDQPPQFIFIGDSHAKAISPAIVELSREYGIAGLAGLKDGTGPLQNIRRSHKLNDPPVAKHWLNYILKSKIKHILIIAKWDRYFFLDSWRYSGKHGSWSVATAMAELQETVQTLLTQGKEVWILDQVPRFKKDPILMTKIFDNTPWKEDLSQLEKKHFAHEALRNINSTHIHVMEPWPLLTQHNTVSSVRHGSFLYIDSNHPSTAGALAIKDVFRPMFEQIQSER; encoded by the coding sequence ATGCCGATTCCACAGTCTCTTATCAGCATATTCGAATCCAAAGGCCATCACATATCCATGAGCAGTTCACAGCAGAGGTTCCAATACAGGCCTGAAATAGATGGGTTACGAGCTGTCGCCGTCCTCGGTGTCTTCTTTTATCATCTCCATTGGGGGGCTTTGAGTGGTGGATGGCTTGGAGTTGACATTTTTTTTGTCATATCAGGCTACCTGATCTGCTCTCTCTTGCTCAGGGAAGCTGAGACAACCAAAAGCATCTCGCTTTCCGGATTCTACTTACGTCGTGTCAGGCGCATCATGCCTGCGTTTCTCTTTTGCCTCATCGGCACTTTTCCCATGGCGCTCATTGTTTCCAAAACCCATATTTTTACCCAATACAGCCAGTCGGCCATTGCTGCCCTTTTTTCGGTTTCAAATATTTTTTTCTGGCAACACGCGGGCTATTTCGAAATAGACTCTCAGTTGGCTCCCTTGATCCACACCTGGACTCTCGGCCTGGAAGAGCAGTTCTACTTCATCATTCCTGTCCTGTTTCTTCTCATTGCCAAGATCTCGGCAAAACGGCGTCAGGCTATTTTCATTTTTCTGTTCATGGTCACGGTTGCATCATTCCTCACCTGCCGATACGGAAAGAACGTCCTCTCCCACTCATTTCTTTTTTATATGTTGCCAACCCGCATGTGGGAGCTTCTCATAGGCCTTTTCACAGCCAAGATCCTTTTTGAAAAACCGGAAATACGCACTCGAAACGCGGTGACAGAGCTCCTCTCGATCAGCAGTTTTTCTTTCATCCTTTTCGCATTCTACTCCTACCGAGGAGGCTCAAGCTTTGCTGAAAAATCACTTTTCAGTGCCTTGGCCACAGCGGTCTTCATCGCCACGACATGTGAGAAATCCATCCTTGGAAGAGTGATCAGTTGCCCCCCCATCCGTTTTGTCGGGCAAATTTCCTATTCTGTTTACCTCTGGCATTGGCCTTTTATTTTTTTGGGAAATCTCCTCTTTCTCCGTTATTCATGGACTCCCTCACCCCTGTCCAATCTGAGTATCCTCATCGTCGTCCTGTGTGTCGGAACACTCTCATGCAAATACATTGAAATCCCGTTCAGAAAAAAAACACGATGGAAAGAATGTCTCCCGCCAGTCTTGGTTCTTGCGTGCGTTGTCTTACTCCTGTCAACACTTGGCATCACCCAGCTTGGTGGGAGTCAATCCACCTATACCATGAGTGACACAGGTGGTATCAACTTCACTTCCTTCAAGAAAATGATGCATGATGACTACGACAGAGTCGGCCCCAGCGACCAGCCACCTCAATTCATTTTCATTGGTGACAGCCATGCCAAAGCCATCAGCCCCGCCATTGTGGAGCTTTCCCGAGAATATGGGATAGCAGGTCTGGCGGGACTCAAGGATGGAACCGGACCACTGCAAAACATTCGCCGATCGCACAAACTAAATGATCCGCCTGTGGCCAAGCACTGGTTGAACTACATTTTGAAAAGCAAGATCAAACACATTCTGATCATTGCCAAATGGGATAGATACTTCTTCCTTGATTCATGGAGATATAGTGGCAAACACGGCTCGTGGTCGGTAGCCACGGCTATGGCGGAATTGCAGGAGACAGTCCAGACTCTCCTTACTCAGGGCAAAGAGGTGTGGATACTTGATCAGGTCCCGCGTTTCAAAAAAGACCCCATATTGATGACAAAGATATTTGATAATACCCCGTGGAAGGAAGACCTTTCCCAACTGGAGAAAAAACATTTTGCACACGAGGCGCTCCGCAATATCAACTCAACGCACATCCATGTTATGGAACCGTGGCCCTTACTCACGCAGCACAATACGGTCTCATCAGTGCGCCATGGTAGCTTTCTCTACATAGACAGCAACCATCCGAGCACGGCGGGCGCTCTTGCAATAAAAGACGTCTTCCGCCCCATGTTTGAGCAGATACAATCAGAACGCTGA
- a CDS encoding MFS transporter, with protein sequence MGGARRQIFIAFAAFLLVQKFKFSIQDISLLFLLNNTINYFVAPFIGRIIPRVGERAVLSIEYIFLIIVFISYALVESKSVAIGLYVMDHILFNFSIAITTYFQKIAEPEDIAPSAAVGFTINHIAAVVLPVAGGYLWMIDYKIPFLVGAGTGFLSLCLAQFIKEAPIPSGVELSIKT encoded by the coding sequence ATGGGAGGTGCCAGACGGCAGATATTCATAGCATTCGCGGCCTTCCTACTGGTCCAAAAATTCAAATTCTCCATTCAGGACATCTCTCTTCTCTTTCTCCTCAATAACACCATCAATTACTTTGTCGCCCCATTTATCGGACGAATTATCCCGCGAGTGGGAGAAAGAGCTGTCCTGTCCATTGAATACATCTTCTTGATTATCGTCTTTATCTCATACGCACTGGTCGAGTCCAAGTCCGTGGCTATTGGTTTGTATGTCATGGACCATATCCTCTTCAACTTCAGCATCGCCATCACAACGTATTTCCAGAAGATAGCGGAACCGGAAGATATCGCACCCAGTGCGGCTGTCGGCTTTACCATTAACCACATTGCCGCAGTGGTACTTCCCGTCGCAGGCGGCTACTTATGGATGATCGACTACAAAATTCCCTTCCTTGTGGGGGCAGGCACAGGTTTTCTCTCACTCTGTCTCGCCCAGTTCATCAAAGAAGCTCCCATCCCTTCCGGAGTGGAACTCAGTATCAAGACATAG
- a CDS encoding iron-siderophore ABC transporter substrate-binding protein, with translation MRIIYFFLLMGTIALGFGGLFPTNGTAAPQEMGSATPDSFATTPERVVVLNWDLLEQVLELGVTPVGAPNLEGYKNWVVIPKLPDSIQDIGTRAEPNLEKITQLKPDVILAASPQKDLLEVLERIAPVVYLPNFREQDQAGPVALEHFRTLATLLARKETAQKKIQAMTDRFRELKTQLSQAFPAPIRVVPMRFSSTTSVFIYSRNSTAQYVLEQLGLTAALPLPPTPWGIAQKRLKDLQHITDAYVLYVLPFPDEKKLKQSVLWRAMPFVHKGHVNSVRPVWNYGGAMSLLYMAEEFTRSLMEMVPEQ, from the coding sequence ATGCGAATAATATACTTTTTTCTCCTCATGGGGACCATCGCTCTCGGCTTTGGAGGACTCTTTCCAACCAACGGGACGGCAGCACCGCAGGAAATGGGAAGCGCAACTCCCGATTCATTTGCAACGACTCCCGAACGCGTGGTTGTTCTCAATTGGGATTTATTGGAACAGGTGCTGGAACTCGGAGTCACGCCAGTGGGGGCACCCAATCTGGAAGGCTACAAAAATTGGGTCGTGATCCCGAAGCTCCCCGACTCAATTCAGGACATCGGGACTCGGGCAGAACCAAACCTCGAAAAAATAACGCAACTGAAGCCGGACGTCATTCTTGCCGCGTCTCCCCAAAAGGACTTGCTGGAAGTTCTGGAACGCATAGCGCCGGTTGTCTATCTACCGAATTTCAGGGAACAGGATCAGGCCGGACCGGTAGCCCTTGAGCATTTCAGAACACTGGCCACGCTCCTGGCCAGAAAAGAAACGGCACAAAAAAAGATACAGGCGATGACAGACCGTTTCAGAGAATTGAAAACACAACTCTCTCAAGCGTTCCCTGCACCCATTCGCGTAGTCCCCATGCGTTTTTCGAGCACCACATCTGTTTTCATCTATAGCCGAAACTCAACAGCACAGTATGTTCTCGAGCAACTCGGATTGACAGCGGCACTCCCTCTTCCACCAACACCGTGGGGAATAGCGCAAAAGCGTCTCAAGGACCTTCAACATATTACCGATGCGTATGTTCTCTATGTCCTCCCTTTCCCTGATGAAAAAAAACTGAAACAATCCGTGCTGTGGAGGGCCATGCCCTTTGTCCACAAGGGGCATGTCAACTCTGTTCGTCCTGTCTGGAACTATGGCGGTGCAATGTCACTTCTCTATATGGCTGAAGAATTTACCCGAAGCCTCATGGAAATGGTACCTGAACAGTGA
- a CDS encoding class I SAM-dependent methyltransferase: MSVEALSDGAKTLAPFAGVSETLLIPVWARAMETGHRDGLISDAYAVRIMQEVPYDYARYADNGWRTQIGIAVRTRVLDRVVGRFLTDFPDGIIVNMGCGLDARSFRMDNGCAEWIELDFPEVIQVRRLFFAEDARHYFIAGSALDMEWLDVIPKNRAILFLAEGLLMYLQPESVRVLVCSLAERFPGAEFVFESIGKALVGNTALHDTVSKCGNAPFLWGIDSGFELVNWSSSIQFLEDYHYFSCPLRRWRWAALVSWVPAVRRMTRMYRYRFVAEHESSLGRTR; the protein is encoded by the coding sequence ATGAGTGTTGAAGCCTTGTCGGATGGCGCAAAGACATTGGCTCCCTTTGCCGGAGTGAGTGAGACCTTACTCATTCCTGTTTGGGCGCGTGCAATGGAAACAGGCCACAGAGATGGGTTGATATCCGATGCGTATGCCGTGCGTATCATGCAGGAAGTTCCCTATGATTATGCGCGGTATGCCGACAATGGTTGGCGTACTCAGATTGGCATAGCGGTGCGTACGCGGGTGCTGGACAGAGTCGTGGGGCGATTCCTTACTGATTTTCCCGATGGCATCATAGTGAATATGGGGTGCGGTCTGGATGCCAGATCCTTCCGTATGGATAATGGTTGTGCAGAGTGGATTGAGCTTGACTTTCCTGAAGTGATACAGGTTCGTCGTCTGTTTTTCGCTGAAGATGCTCGACACTATTTTATCGCGGGGTCGGCCCTGGATATGGAGTGGCTTGATGTCATTCCGAAGAACAGGGCGATTTTGTTTTTGGCAGAAGGATTATTGATGTACCTGCAACCGGAAAGTGTTCGGGTGCTCGTATGCAGTCTTGCGGAGCGGTTTCCTGGAGCAGAGTTCGTGTTCGAATCAATCGGAAAGGCTCTTGTGGGAAACACCGCTCTTCACGATACCGTTTCAAAATGCGGAAATGCGCCGTTTTTGTGGGGAATAGATTCGGGGTTTGAGTTGGTCAACTGGTCGAGCTCAATACAGTTTCTGGAAGATTATCATTATTTTTCTTGCCCATTGCGACGATGGCGATGGGCAGCGTTAGTGAGTTGGGTCCCGGCCGTGCGGCGTATGACACGTATGTATCGCTATCGATTTGTCGCGGAACATGAATCCTCATTGGGCAGAACTCGATAA
- the fhuB gene encoding Fe(3+)-hydroxamate ABC transporter permease FhuB: protein MKTRHLTGLAIVALLLAIVSLQIDTSVAFLGQLRVLLHPETAESYGEINFLYAQLPRMCITLLVGAVLGLVGSLMQQLTQNNLTSPLTLGTSSGAWLALIIVNIWFPAWIADYSAVAAMAGALVAFGFIVFITGMNNMTGLPLVVSGMVVNILLGSITTGMVLLNEEFAQNIFMWGAGDLAQNGWEWLLWLLPRLSVALFILFFAPRLLTLMRLGHKGAASRGLAVIPTFLLLMTLGIWLVSASITAVGVIGFIGLLTPNIARAMGARSPRMELFASLFLGSALLLTTDMLSIVVGVWLEEVVPSGIAAATIGAPALLWFSRRRLKAQDSLNISLNRHRLKISPITVAALILTLVCGMTLYTFIQIEGQQWHWGLPAAYQWFLRWPRLLTAFSAGIGLALAGTLLQRLINNPLASPDILGVSSGATFALVLASLFFGQSMLSTHWATALTGSAVVLGALLLLGRRHHYAPASLILTGIAITALLEALVQFCLAKGTADSYQILLWLGGSTYRVTQNQAVILAVSISILFMLGLSLSRWLTLITVGRDFANSRGLGTQQASLILLILVAMLCAFVTATMGPVSFVGLIAPHMAVMLGAQQARSQIVISSLVGGTLMIWADWLGQVALYPTQIAAGIIVSIIGGIYFLGLMLGQRFMAGKMKI, encoded by the coding sequence GTGAAAACCCGCCACCTCACAGGACTCGCTATCGTTGCCTTGTTACTCGCTATTGTCAGTCTTCAAATTGACACCAGCGTGGCTTTCCTTGGACAATTACGAGTACTCCTCCACCCCGAAACAGCGGAATCATACGGAGAAATCAATTTTCTGTATGCACAGCTCCCAAGGATGTGCATCACTCTTCTTGTTGGAGCGGTCCTGGGACTCGTCGGCAGCCTTATGCAACAGTTGACGCAAAACAATCTGACCTCGCCACTCACGCTGGGAACTTCTTCCGGCGCATGGCTGGCACTGATTATCGTCAACATCTGGTTCCCCGCATGGATCGCCGATTACAGCGCTGTAGCCGCCATGGCCGGGGCGCTGGTGGCCTTTGGTTTTATCGTCTTCATTACCGGCATGAACAACATGACGGGCCTGCCCTTGGTCGTCTCGGGGATGGTGGTCAATATTTTGCTGGGGTCGATAACGACCGGCATGGTTCTGCTCAATGAAGAGTTCGCGCAAAACATTTTCATGTGGGGGGCAGGCGATCTCGCCCAAAATGGATGGGAATGGCTTCTGTGGCTTCTTCCCCGCCTCTCTGTCGCACTCTTTATTCTTTTCTTCGCTCCAAGACTGCTGACACTAATGCGCCTAGGGCACAAAGGAGCGGCTTCTCGAGGATTGGCCGTCATTCCAACTTTCCTGCTCTTGATGACACTGGGAATCTGGCTGGTGTCCGCATCGATCACTGCTGTCGGCGTCATCGGCTTCATCGGACTGTTGACCCCGAATATCGCGAGGGCAATGGGAGCGAGATCCCCCAGAATGGAATTGTTCGCAAGCCTCTTTCTGGGAAGCGCATTGCTATTGACCACGGACATGCTCTCAATAGTTGTCGGGGTCTGGCTGGAGGAAGTGGTTCCCAGTGGTATTGCAGCCGCAACAATTGGTGCTCCGGCATTGCTTTGGTTTTCGCGTAGGCGTCTCAAGGCTCAGGACTCACTGAATATTTCTTTGAATCGACATCGGTTAAAGATCTCGCCGATTACGGTTGCCGCATTGATCCTGACCCTCGTCTGTGGAATGACGCTTTATACCTTCATCCAGATAGAAGGACAGCAATGGCACTGGGGGCTTCCGGCCGCATACCAATGGTTTCTGCGGTGGCCTCGGTTGCTGACAGCATTCTCCGCCGGAATCGGGTTGGCGCTCGCCGGAACGCTCCTGCAACGCCTCATTAATAACCCCCTGGCAAGCCCTGACATCCTGGGCGTCTCTTCCGGGGCGACTTTTGCTCTGGTGCTTGCAAGCCTGTTTTTCGGCCAATCAATGCTCAGTACCCATTGGGCCACAGCATTGACAGGCAGTGCCGTGGTCCTCGGCGCACTCCTGCTCCTTGGCAGGCGACACCACTATGCACCGGCAAGCCTCATCCTGACCGGCATTGCGATCACGGCCCTTCTGGAAGCCCTGGTTCAATTCTGCCTCGCCAAAGGGACCGCTGACAGCTACCAGATACTCCTCTGGCTGGGCGGATCTACCTATAGAGTCACACAGAACCAGGCTGTTATCCTAGCAGTATCCATCAGCATTCTATTCATGCTCGGCCTGAGCCTCTCTCGCTGGCTGACTTTGATCACCGTGGGAAGGGATTTTGCCAATTCACGAGGATTGGGAACCCAGCAAGCCAGTTTGATCTTGCTTATTCTCGTCGCCATGCTGTGCGCCTTTGTCACGGCAACAATGGGACCTGTCTCCTTTGTCGGGCTGATTGCCCCTCATATGGCGGTCATGCTTGGGGCGCAACAGGCCCGATCACAAATAGTCATCAGCAGCCTGGTTGGAGGAACTCTCATGATCTGGGCTGACTGGCTTGGACAGGTGGCACTGTATCCAACCCAGATTGCAGCCGGTATCATCGTCTCCATTATCGGTGGCATCTATTTCCTCGGCCTGATGCTTGGTCAGCGATTCATGGCCGGAAAAATGAAAATTTAA
- a CDS encoding esterase/lipase family protein, translating into MILLFIFPLLFSLGTTLLFHYEACNSRLDIPPPHGLFPFMRSVAYSLSGLVFFLVSAPLHFVARRKVRGAGDMPPVVLIHGAQQHTGVWWPLRWWLKASGFTRVYCHAYTAGRRSMEQLGHVVNEALDEISDIYPNERPLLVGHSLGGLIIRLWLHSTDQPEISVLGGVTLGCPHRGSKTSKLFGKMKNGLDETMAYGSAFFVRFEAEERPATLPCMALYSRTDNIIHPEDAMIPPEKSGWKVRVTPPVSHMWLLCHPAICKMVVLTLRECLLANERKDASDNDVKKDS; encoded by the coding sequence ATGATTTTGCTCTTTATTTTCCCTTTGCTCTTTTCATTGGGGACAACATTGCTGTTTCATTACGAAGCCTGCAATTCAAGACTCGATATTCCCCCGCCGCACGGTTTGTTTCCTTTTATGCGGAGTGTTGCCTACTCTCTGAGTGGATTGGTGTTTTTCCTGGTTTCAGCTCCGTTGCACTTTGTTGCGCGGCGGAAGGTTCGGGGGGCAGGAGACATGCCCCCGGTTGTTCTGATTCATGGTGCTCAGCAACATACAGGGGTGTGGTGGCCTCTCAGATGGTGGTTGAAGGCGAGTGGATTTACCCGTGTCTATTGTCATGCCTACACAGCAGGCAGGCGTTCGATGGAACAGCTGGGGCATGTGGTGAATGAAGCTTTGGATGAGATTTCGGATATCTATCCAAATGAGCGGCCTTTGCTGGTCGGTCACAGTCTTGGAGGATTGATTATCCGTTTGTGGTTGCACTCAACAGATCAACCGGAAATTTCGGTACTGGGTGGGGTTACTCTTGGTTGTCCTCATCGAGGATCCAAGACATCAAAGTTATTTGGAAAAATGAAGAATGGTCTTGATGAAACCATGGCCTATGGTTCAGCCTTCTTCGTCCGTTTCGAGGCGGAAGAAAGACCGGCAACTCTTCCATGCATGGCCTTGTATTCACGTACCGACAATATCATTCATCCGGAAGATGCCATGATTCCACCGGAAAAATCAGGGTGGAAAGTTCGGGTGACACCGCCGGTCAGCCACATGTGGCTGCTATGCCATCCCGCCATATGTAAAATGGTGGTTTTGACACTGCGTGAATGCTTGCTCGCGAATGAACGGAAAGACGCATCGGATAATGATGTGAAAAAGGACTCATGA
- a CDS encoding ABC transporter ATP-binding protein has translation MFALLDVKMVRDARTILSIEHLNVPTDQLTVILGHNGSGKSTLASLLSGQQQPDSGKICLNGRELASFRAKELAKEIAFLPQKLPASVGLTVRELVRLGRFPWRGTFGRWDAEDEHVIDDAIEKTGVTPFAQTLADQLSGGERQRAWVSMLLAQQSPVLILDEPTSALDIHHQYQLMALLARLNRDQNFGIIVILHDLNLALRYASRIIALKAGKIAFEGPVDVLLNEQKLSELYHSRIHLIDHPAPLPDSKTNKVAIICE, from the coding sequence ATGTTTGCTTTATTGGATGTAAAAATGGTGCGGGATGCTCGTACCATCCTCTCTATCGAGCACCTGAATGTTCCGACAGACCAATTAACTGTGATCCTGGGCCATAACGGCTCGGGAAAATCCACGTTGGCAAGCCTGCTTTCAGGGCAGCAACAGCCGGATTCAGGAAAAATCTGCCTCAATGGCCGTGAGTTGGCATCGTTTCGGGCAAAGGAGCTGGCAAAAGAAATCGCTTTCCTGCCACAAAAACTCCCTGCATCGGTAGGGCTGACGGTTCGGGAACTCGTTCGCCTCGGCCGCTTCCCATGGCGAGGAACATTCGGTCGATGGGATGCTGAAGATGAACATGTCATTGATGACGCAATCGAAAAAACCGGTGTAACCCCATTCGCCCAAACCCTGGCAGATCAACTTTCCGGAGGAGAGCGGCAACGAGCATGGGTCTCCATGCTCCTCGCCCAACAATCCCCTGTTTTGATACTTGATGAACCGACCTCGGCATTGGATATTCATCATCAATATCAGTTGATGGCTCTCCTTGCTCGATTGAATAGAGATCAAAATTTCGGAATCATAGTCATTTTACATGATCTCAATCTGGCACTGCGATATGCTTCACGCATCATCGCGCTCAAGGCCGGAAAAATCGCATTTGAAGGCCCGGTGGATGTCCTGTTGAATGAACAAAAGTTATCGGAACTCTATCACTCGCGAATTCACCTGATAGACCACCCGGCTCCTTTGCCGGACTCAAAAACAAATAAAGTAGCCATTATATGCGAATAA
- a CDS encoding arabinose transporter → MPHLSLGRSLLRMGAAVFISYLSVALALPVISVYVRSEFGFDNWLGGVAVGVAFISTILSRNHAGFFADVISPKKCTMGGLFCYMIAAAICLFSTSPWLAKPVAYAVLIAGRLVLGLGESMTLVGLTSWHLSLIGPQRSGKILSILGMAMYGAFAVGGPIGLSVYGKYGFAALMCISFLLPLAGGMLLIRTKDILPQKNIPQQRAFFGIIQTIWKQGAVVCLQGVGFAVLGAFISLYFKSKGWPFAGLGLTCFGTGFVLSRILFGSLPDKMGGTRLAMYSLMCELTGQILLWAAPNVYTALTGAFLTGLGCSMIFPAMGVEVIKRVPKELRGTAFGGFAAFQDLAYAFSAPLAGFLADVSGYSSVFFAGAMAAAIGGIITVSMNTPKQSR, encoded by the coding sequence ATGCCTCACCTCTCTCTTGGCCGCAGCCTGTTACGAATGGGTGCTGCAGTTTTCATCTCATACCTTTCAGTCGCCTTGGCTCTTCCTGTGATATCAGTCTATGTTAGGAGCGAATTCGGCTTTGACAATTGGCTCGGAGGCGTTGCTGTCGGGGTCGCTTTTATTTCGACAATCCTATCGAGAAACCATGCAGGCTTCTTTGCCGATGTCATCAGCCCTAAAAAGTGCACTATGGGAGGACTTTTCTGTTACATGATTGCAGCTGCCATCTGTTTGTTTTCCACATCGCCCTGGCTTGCCAAGCCTGTGGCCTACGCTGTCCTGATTGCTGGCAGGCTTGTCCTCGGCTTGGGAGAAAGCATGACCCTTGTCGGACTGACAAGCTGGCATCTCTCCTTGATCGGACCTCAGAGATCAGGGAAGATCCTCTCCATTCTCGGTATGGCGATGTACGGAGCATTTGCTGTAGGAGGCCCGATTGGGTTGTCTGTTTACGGAAAATATGGATTTGCTGCACTCATGTGCATTTCTTTTCTTTTGCCTCTTGCTGGAGGGATGCTACTCATTCGTACAAAGGATATTCTTCCTCAAAAGAATATCCCGCAACAAAGGGCTTTTTTCGGTATTATTCAAACAATATGGAAACAAGGTGCTGTCGTCTGTCTCCAAGGCGTGGGATTCGCCGTGCTGGGAGCCTTCATATCACTCTACTTCAAAAGCAAGGGGTGGCCTTTTGCAGGTCTCGGTCTGACCTGTTTCGGAACAGGCTTTGTCTTGAGTCGCATTCTCTTTGGCAGTTTACCGGATAAAATGGGGGGAACCCGGCTGGCGATGTATTCGTTGATGTGTGAGCTGACCGGACAAATACTGCTCTGGGCAGCTCCCAATGTGTACACCGCCTTGACCGGAGCTTTCCTTACGGGTCTTGGCTGTTCCATGATCTTCCCTGCCATGGGGGTCGAGGTCATCAAACGTGTCCCCAAGGAATTGAGGGGAACGGCTTTTGGCGGTTTTGCCGCGTTTCAGGATCTCGCCTATGCCTTTTCAGCACCACTTGCAGGTTTTTTAGCTGATGTCTCCGGCTATTCTTCAGTTTTCTTCGCAGGGGCCATGGCCGCAGCCATCGGAGGCATAATCACAGTCTCCATGAATACGCCAAAGCAAAGCAGGTAA